The Streptomyces sp. NBC_01197 genome window below encodes:
- a CDS encoding lysozyme, translated as MPVLRSGTARRGRTAAVGILLAFLTSLLALPGSASAAGPPARGTATMGMGVIAHDGQGGAPHNTPSAVQTEGVDVSGYQGNVNWATLWGSGVRWAYTKATEGNYYTNPSFTQQYNGSYNVGMIRGAYHFATPNDSSGANQANYFVSHGGGWSRDGKTLPGVLDIEWNPYGDACYGLSAASMVSWIHAFANTYKSLTGRDVVIYTATSWWTQCTGNNSGFGATNPLWIARYNTTPGTLPAGWGYQTMWQYTSSGPTVGDHDKFNGALDRVQALANG; from the coding sequence ATGCCCGTGCTCAGATCCGGAACGGCCCGACGCGGACGCACCGCCGCAGTCGGGATCCTTCTCGCCTTCCTCACCTCCCTGCTGGCCCTGCCCGGCTCGGCCTCCGCGGCCGGCCCCCCGGCGCGCGGCACGGCCACCATGGGGATGGGCGTCATCGCGCACGACGGCCAGGGCGGCGCCCCTCACAACACCCCCTCCGCGGTCCAGACCGAAGGCGTCGACGTCTCCGGCTACCAGGGCAACGTCAACTGGGCGACGCTGTGGGGCAGCGGCGTGCGGTGGGCCTACACCAAGGCCACCGAGGGGAACTACTACACGAACCCCTCCTTCACCCAGCAGTACAACGGCTCGTACAACGTCGGGATGATCCGCGGCGCCTACCACTTCGCGACCCCGAACGACTCCAGCGGTGCGAACCAGGCGAACTACTTCGTCAGCCACGGCGGCGGCTGGTCCCGCGACGGCAAGACACTGCCCGGGGTGCTGGACATCGAGTGGAATCCGTACGGCGACGCCTGCTACGGGCTCAGCGCGGCATCGATGGTCTCCTGGATCCACGCCTTCGCCAACACCTACAAGTCGCTCACCGGACGCGACGTGGTCATCTACACCGCGACCAGCTGGTGGACGCAGTGCACGGGGAACAACAGCGGCTTCGGGGCCACCAACCCGCTCTGGATCGCCCGCTACAACACGACGCCGGGCACGCTGCCCGCCGGCTGGGGCTACCAGACCATGTGGCAGTACACCTCCAGCGGGCCGACGGTCGGCGACCACGACAAGTTCAACGGCGCGCTGGACCGGGTCCAGGCACTCGCCAACGGCTGA
- the lon gene encoding endopeptidase La has translation MADTSTPLTLPVLPLDDEVVLPGMVVPLDLSEADVRAAVEAAQASSARSSGNKPLVLLVPRLDGSYASTGVLGTVEQVGRLSDGDPGALVRGRGRVRIGAGTTGPGAALWVEGTPVDETDPEPLPGAVTALVKEYKALATDWLKKRGAWQVVDRVQQIEGVSALADNSGYSPFLTLAQKTELLETADPVARLKLAVQWLGEHLAEQDVAESIAKDVQEGVDKQQREFLLRRQLEAVRKELSELNGEADDESDDYRARVEAAVLPGYVREAALKEVEKLERSSDQSPEGSWIRTWLDTVLELPWNERTEDEYDIRGAKAVLDAEHSGLDDVKERITEYLAVRKRRADRGMGIVGGRRGGAVLALVGPPGVGKTSLGEGVAHAMGRKFVRVALGGVRDEAEIRGHRRTYVGALPGRIVRAIKEAGSMNPVVLLDEIDKVGSDFRGDPAAALLEVLDPAQNHTFRDHYLEVELDLSDVVFLATANVLEAIPEALLDRMELVRLDGYTEDEKVVIARDHLLPRQLERAGLEPGEVTLDDSALRKLAGEYTREAGVRNLERAVARLLRKVAAQHELGEQELPLTVTDAGLRPLIGRPHHVPESAQDPAERRTAVPGVATGLAVTGAGGDVLFVEASLADPETGAAGLTLTGQLGDVMKESAQIALSFLRSRGAELELPVADLKERGVHIHFPAGSVPKDGPSAGITMTTALASLLSGRQVRTDVAMTGEVSLTGRVLPIGGLKQKLLAAHRAGITTVVIPKRNEADLDDVPAEVLDTLEVHPVTDVRQVLEIALSPAEVRVPAAA, from the coding sequence ATGGCTGACACGTCCACACCGCTCACCCTGCCCGTGCTGCCGCTCGACGACGAGGTCGTGCTGCCCGGAATGGTGGTGCCGCTGGACCTTTCCGAAGCGGACGTACGCGCCGCCGTGGAGGCCGCCCAGGCGTCCTCCGCCCGCTCCAGCGGCAACAAGCCGCTGGTCCTGCTCGTTCCGCGGCTCGACGGCAGCTACGCGAGCACCGGCGTCCTCGGCACCGTCGAACAGGTCGGCAGGCTCTCCGACGGAGACCCCGGAGCCCTGGTCCGGGGCCGCGGCCGGGTCCGTATCGGTGCGGGCACCACAGGCCCGGGCGCCGCGCTCTGGGTCGAGGGGACCCCCGTGGACGAGACCGACCCCGAGCCGCTGCCCGGCGCCGTCACCGCGCTGGTCAAGGAGTACAAGGCGCTCGCCACCGACTGGCTGAAGAAGCGCGGAGCCTGGCAGGTCGTCGACCGCGTCCAGCAGATCGAGGGCGTGTCGGCCCTCGCGGACAACTCCGGCTACTCGCCGTTCCTCACCCTCGCCCAGAAGACCGAGCTCCTGGAGACCGCCGACCCGGTGGCCCGGCTGAAGCTCGCCGTCCAGTGGCTGGGCGAGCACCTCGCCGAGCAGGACGTCGCCGAGTCCATCGCCAAGGACGTCCAGGAGGGCGTGGACAAGCAGCAGCGCGAGTTCCTGCTCCGCCGCCAGCTGGAGGCCGTACGCAAGGAGCTCTCCGAGCTCAACGGCGAGGCGGACGACGAGTCCGACGACTACCGGGCCCGCGTCGAGGCCGCCGTACTCCCCGGGTACGTCAGGGAGGCCGCGCTCAAGGAGGTCGAGAAGCTGGAGCGCTCGTCCGACCAGAGCCCCGAGGGCTCCTGGATCCGGACCTGGCTGGACACGGTCCTCGAACTGCCGTGGAACGAACGCACCGAGGACGAGTACGACATCAGGGGCGCCAAGGCCGTACTGGACGCGGAGCACTCGGGCCTGGACGACGTGAAGGAGCGCATCACCGAGTACCTGGCCGTGCGCAAGCGCCGTGCCGACCGCGGCATGGGCATCGTCGGCGGCCGCCGCGGCGGCGCCGTACTGGCGCTCGTCGGCCCGCCCGGAGTCGGCAAGACCTCACTCGGCGAGGGGGTCGCGCACGCCATGGGCCGCAAGTTCGTCCGCGTCGCGCTCGGCGGCGTACGGGACGAGGCGGAGATCCGCGGACACCGGCGTACATACGTCGGCGCGCTGCCCGGACGGATCGTGCGGGCGATCAAGGAGGCCGGCTCGATGAACCCGGTCGTCCTGCTCGACGAGATCGACAAGGTCGGCTCGGACTTCCGGGGCGACCCGGCGGCCGCCCTGCTCGAAGTGCTCGACCCGGCCCAGAACCACACCTTCCGGGACCACTACCTGGAGGTCGAGCTCGACCTGTCCGATGTGGTGTTCCTGGCCACCGCGAATGTGCTGGAAGCCATCCCGGAGGCGCTGCTCGACCGGATGGAGCTGGTCAGGCTCGACGGCTACACCGAGGACGAGAAGGTCGTCATCGCCCGCGACCACCTGCTGCCCAGGCAGCTGGAGCGCGCGGGTCTCGAGCCCGGCGAGGTGACGCTCGACGACTCCGCGCTGCGCAAGCTGGCGGGGGAGTACACCCGCGAGGCCGGTGTACGGAATCTGGAGCGGGCCGTCGCCAGGCTGCTGCGGAAGGTCGCGGCCCAGCACGAGCTGGGCGAGCAGGAGCTGCCGCTCACCGTCACCGACGCCGGGCTGCGGCCGCTGATCGGACGCCCCCACCATGTGCCGGAGTCCGCCCAGGACCCGGCGGAGCGCCGTACGGCGGTGCCCGGTGTGGCCACCGGACTCGCGGTGACCGGCGCGGGCGGCGACGTCCTCTTCGTCGAGGCGTCGCTGGCCGACCCCGAGACCGGGGCGGCGGGGCTGACCCTCACGGGCCAGCTCGGCGACGTCATGAAGGAGTCGGCGCAGATCGCGCTCTCCTTCCTGCGCTCGCGCGGCGCCGAACTGGAGCTGCCCGTCGCGGATCTGAAGGAACGCGGAGTGCACATCCACTTCCCGGCGGGCTCGGTGCCCAAGGACGGCCCGAGCGCGGGCATCACGATGACGACCGCGCTGGCGTCGCTGCTCTCGGGCCGGCAGGTCCGCACGGACGTGGCCATGACCGGCGAGGTGTCGCTGACCGGGCGGGTGCTGCCGATCGGCGGTCTGAAGCAGAAGCTGCTGGCCGCGCACCGGGCGGGCATCACGACCGTGGTGATCCCCAAGCGGAACGAGGCCGATCTGGACGACGTACCCGCCGAGGTGCTCGACACCCTGGAGGTGCACCCGGTGACGGACGTACGCCAGGTCCTGGAGATCGCGCTGTCCCCCGCGGAGGTACGGGTTCCGGCGGCCGCCTGA
- a CDS encoding rhomboid-like protein, which yields MHHTQRTRRPAGGPGRALLPLLRLLPTPAGTPFTFVYVLVLVATSLFAEHADPHTVTALLRDSSTDMAHLARTPLLVLVGSALWIAGGLLSVSAAGFLLVLTALERRIGALRTGAVFLTGHVLATLATEIPVGVAVAAGHLPDSSLHRLDYGISFGLMTGVGALAGLLPPLLRWPLLAAVATALVQALLTLGDPLTDWGHPLSLAIGVACWPLVRRWAAARTGRAPRSAAPTALTGSGPSGVPVGPGSSTGEPGSPADASAAAS from the coding sequence GTGCACCACACGCAGCGGACGCGACGCCCGGCCGGTGGCCCGGGCCGGGCCCTGTTGCCCTTGCTGCGCCTGCTGCCCACCCCCGCCGGTACGCCCTTCACCTTCGTCTACGTCCTGGTGCTGGTCGCCACCTCGCTCTTCGCCGAGCACGCCGACCCGCACACCGTCACCGCCTTGCTGCGCGATTCCAGTACGGACATGGCGCATCTGGCCCGCACCCCGCTCCTCGTCCTGGTGGGCAGCGCCCTGTGGATAGCCGGCGGCCTGCTCTCGGTGTCCGCGGCGGGCTTCCTGCTCGTCCTGACCGCCCTGGAGCGCCGGATAGGCGCCCTGCGCACCGGCGCGGTGTTCCTTACCGGGCATGTCCTGGCGACGCTGGCCACCGAGATCCCGGTCGGTGTCGCGGTCGCCGCCGGTCATCTCCCCGACTCCTCGCTCCACCGTTTGGACTACGGCATCAGCTTCGGACTGATGACCGGTGTCGGAGCGCTGGCCGGACTGCTTCCGCCACTGCTGCGCTGGCCCCTCCTGGCGGCCGTCGCCACGGCGCTCGTCCAGGCGCTGCTGACCCTCGGAGACCCCCTCACCGACTGGGGCCATCCGCTCTCGCTCGCCATCGGGGTGGCCTGCTGGCCGCTGGTGCGCCGCTGGGCGGCCGCCAGGACGGGCCGCGCGCCCCGGTCGGCGGCGCCCACGGCACTCACCGGGTCCGGGCCGTCCGGCGTACCGGTCGGCCCGGGTTCCTCCACGGGTGAGCCCGGCAGCCCCGCTGACGCCTCCGCGGCGGCCTCCTGA
- a CDS encoding spermidine synthase gives MTLDVRTLDRREGPYGEVVLRERGEHFEIIANGCFLMDTSDGRSERLLIDAALAALPAGRDRPSVLIGGLGVGFSLAHAAADPRWGRITVVEREQAVIDWHLEGPLARISGAALADPRTVILPTDLVAHMRGSTSAYDALCLDIDNGPEWTVTDDNGGLYTADGLTACMERLKPGGILAVWSAQPSATFEEALRNAGFSGVRTEEIPVARGVPDVVHLGVRPA, from the coding sequence ATCACCTTGGACGTACGCACGCTTGACCGGCGCGAGGGCCCGTACGGAGAAGTCGTGCTGCGCGAGCGCGGGGAGCACTTCGAGATCATCGCCAACGGGTGCTTCCTGATGGACACGTCGGACGGCCGCTCGGAGCGGCTGCTGATCGATGCGGCGCTGGCCGCGCTGCCGGCCGGCCGCGACCGTCCCTCCGTACTCATCGGCGGACTCGGCGTCGGATTCTCACTCGCACACGCCGCGGCAGACCCCCGCTGGGGCCGGATCACGGTCGTCGAACGCGAGCAGGCCGTCATCGACTGGCACCTGGAGGGTCCGCTCGCCCGGATCTCTGGCGCGGCGCTCGCCGATCCCCGGACTGTGATCCTGCCCACCGATCTGGTCGCACACATGCGCGGATCCACATCGGCATATGACGCTTTGTGCCTGGACATCGACAACGGGCCGGAGTGGACGGTCACCGACGACAATGGCGGGCTGTACACCGCCGACGGGCTCACAGCCTGTATGGAACGGCTGAAACCGGGAGGAATCCTGGCCGTCTGGTCGGCTCAGCCTTCGGCGACTTTTGAGGAAGCCTTGCGGAATGCCGGGTTCAGTGGGGTAAGGACCGAAGAGATCCCAGTTGCCCGGGGCGTGCCTGACGTGGTCCATCTCGGTGTTCGCCCTGCGTAG
- a CDS encoding response regulator transcription factor, whose amino-acid sequence MEQTHTTHNGVAATPGAQRRVLVVEDDPTIVDAIAARLRAEGFQVQTATDGPAAVDAAQGWQPDLMVLDVMLPGFDGLEVCRRVQAQRPVPVLMLTARDDETDMLVGLGVGADDYMTKPFSMRELAARVHVLLRRVERATIAASTPRSGILRLGELEIDHAQRRVRVRNEDVHLTPTEFDLLVCLANTPRAVLSREQLLAEVWDWADASGTRTVDSHIKALRRKIGAERIRTVHGVGYALETPAP is encoded by the coding sequence ATGGAGCAGACACACACCACCCACAACGGCGTCGCGGCCACCCCGGGCGCCCAGCGCCGGGTGCTGGTCGTCGAGGACGACCCGACAATCGTCGACGCCATCGCCGCACGGCTGCGGGCCGAGGGTTTCCAGGTGCAGACGGCAACGGACGGCCCGGCGGCGGTGGACGCGGCCCAGGGCTGGCAGCCGGACCTGATGGTCCTCGACGTGATGCTGCCCGGCTTCGACGGCCTTGAGGTCTGCCGACGCGTCCAGGCGCAGCGGCCGGTGCCGGTCCTGATGCTGACGGCCCGCGACGACGAGACCGACATGCTGGTCGGGCTCGGTGTCGGCGCCGACGACTACATGACCAAGCCGTTCTCCATGCGTGAGCTGGCGGCCCGCGTCCATGTCCTGCTGCGGCGGGTGGAGCGGGCGACCATCGCCGCATCGACGCCGCGCAGCGGCATCCTGCGCCTCGGTGAGCTGGAGATCGACCACGCGCAGCGCCGGGTCCGGGTGCGCAACGAGGACGTACATCTGACGCCCACCGAGTTCGATCTGCTGGTCTGCCTGGCGAACACCCCGCGTGCCGTCCTCTCGCGCGAGCAGCTGCTCGCCGAGGTCTGGGACTGGGCCGACGCGTCCGGCACCCGGACCGTGGACAGTCACATCAAGGCGCTCCGCAGGAAGATCGGCGCGGAGCGCATCCGTACGGTGCACGGTGTCGGGTACGCGCTGGAGACCCCCGCACCATGA
- a CDS encoding HAMP domain-containing sensor histidine kinase, whose amino-acid sequence MTRPRWRRTWSGVRPRELGHDLGRLLSRPRPWNRQRPFPVSIKAKLGTLVVVSVFITTGLLLVALRTKTELRFITVFSVIASMLITQFVAHSLTSPLDEMNTVARSISHGDYTRRVSGADRRDELGDLATTINRMAEDLEAVDRHRKELVANVSHELRTPIAALRAVLENVVDGVSAADPETMRTALKQTERLGRLVETLLDLSRLDNGVVPLKAARFEVWPYLSGVLKEANLAAAQRAGASGSGGQHTRTDVHLHLDVSPPELTAHADAERLHQVVANLIDNAVKHSPPHGRVTVRARRGQQPESLDLEVTDEGPGIPEAERHRVFERFNRGRAPSPHGPGGDGGTGLGLAIARWAVDLHGGRIGVAESSRGCRIRVTLPGVSRTPS is encoded by the coding sequence ATGACCCGTCCGCGCTGGCGGCGGACCTGGAGCGGTGTCCGGCCCCGGGAGCTGGGCCACGATCTGGGCCGGCTGCTGTCCCGGCCCCGGCCGTGGAACCGGCAGCGCCCCTTCCCGGTCTCGATCAAGGCCAAGCTGGGCACGCTCGTGGTGGTGTCGGTCTTCATCACCACGGGGCTGCTCCTGGTGGCGCTGCGCACCAAGACGGAGCTGCGGTTCATCACGGTCTTCTCGGTGATCGCCTCGATGCTGATCACCCAGTTCGTGGCGCACAGCCTGACCTCGCCGCTGGACGAGATGAACACCGTGGCCCGGTCGATCTCGCACGGTGACTACACCCGGCGGGTCAGCGGCGCCGACCGCAGGGACGAGCTGGGCGACCTGGCCACGACCATCAACCGGATGGCCGAGGACCTGGAGGCGGTGGACCGGCACCGCAAGGAGCTGGTCGCGAACGTCTCCCATGAGCTGCGGACCCCGATCGCGGCCCTGCGGGCGGTGCTGGAGAACGTCGTGGACGGGGTGTCGGCCGCCGACCCCGAGACGATGCGCACCGCGCTCAAGCAGACCGAGCGGCTGGGCCGGCTGGTCGAGACGCTGCTCGACCTCTCCCGCCTGGACAACGGAGTGGTGCCGCTCAAGGCCGCCCGTTTCGAGGTGTGGCCGTATCTCTCGGGCGTGCTGAAGGAGGCGAATCTCGCAGCCGCGCAGCGCGCGGGCGCGTCGGGCTCCGGCGGCCAGCACACCCGGACGGACGTCCATCTCCATCTGGATGTCTCGCCGCCCGAGCTGACCGCGCACGCGGACGCGGAGCGGCTTCACCAGGTCGTCGCCAACCTCATCGACAACGCGGTCAAGCACTCCCCGCCGCACGGCCGGGTCACGGTACGGGCCCGGCGCGGCCAGCAGCCGGAGTCGCTGGACCTGGAGGTCACGGACGAGGGCCCGGGCATCCCCGAGGCCGAGCGGCACCGGGTCTTCGAGCGCTTCAACCGGGGCCGCGCCCCGTCCCCGCACGGTCCGGGCGGCGACGGCGGCACGGGGCTCGGTCTGGCCATCGCCCGCTGGGCGGTCGATCTGCACGGCGGGCGGATCGGGGTGGCCGAATCCTCCCGTGGCTGCCGGATACGCGTCACTCTTCCGGGCGTATCGAGAACACCAAGTTGA